From Streptomyces cyaneogriseus subsp. noncyanogenus, the proteins below share one genomic window:
- a CDS encoding UdgX family uracil-DNA binding protein (This protein belongs to the uracil DNA glycosylase superfamily, members of which act in excision repair of DNA. However, it belongs more specifically to UdgX branch, whose founding member was found to bind uracil in DNA (where it does not belong), without cleaving it, appears to promote DNA repair by a pathway involving RecA, rather than base excision.): MSPRTSAPEDAYTAAPFVPDGAGLAALREAAAGCRGCPLHRDATQTVFGAGKTGARVMLVGEQPGDQEDRQGRPFVGPAGKLLDRALAEAGIDPGEAYVTNAVKHFKFTRAEPRKRRIHKAPTLREMTACGPWLAAELALVEPELIVVLGATAGKALLGSSFRVTQVRGTVLEEEIHGRPERLVPTVHPSAVLRAEDREGAYQGLVSDLRVAARALG, from the coding sequence ATGAGCCCCCGTACCTCCGCGCCCGAGGACGCCTACACCGCCGCGCCCTTCGTCCCGGACGGCGCCGGCCTCGCCGCGCTGCGCGAGGCCGCCGCCGGGTGCCGGGGCTGCCCGCTGCACCGGGACGCCACGCAGACCGTCTTCGGCGCCGGGAAGACCGGCGCCCGCGTGATGCTGGTGGGCGAACAGCCCGGCGACCAGGAGGACCGGCAGGGCCGGCCGTTCGTCGGGCCCGCGGGCAAGCTGCTGGACCGCGCGCTGGCCGAGGCGGGCATCGACCCGGGCGAGGCGTATGTCACCAACGCCGTCAAGCACTTCAAGTTCACCCGGGCCGAGCCCCGCAAGCGCCGGATCCACAAGGCGCCGACCCTGCGGGAGATGACGGCGTGCGGGCCGTGGCTCGCCGCCGAGCTGGCGCTGGTGGAGCCCGAGCTGATCGTGGTGCTCGGCGCCACCGCCGGGAAGGCGCTGCTGGGGTCGTCGTTCCGGGTCACCCAGGTGCGCGGCACGGTCCTGGAGGAGGAGATCCACGGCCGTCCGGAGCGGCTGGTGCCGACCGTGCACCCCTCGGCGGTGCTGCGGGCGGAGGACCGGGAGGGCGCCTACCAGGGACTCGTGTCGGATCTGCGGGTGGCCGCCCGGGCGCTCGGCTGA
- a CDS encoding GNAT family N-acetyltransferase, with translation MSLTFTFDPALTPALREGVLELWTDVSNAGGSVGFVPPVTREDIRPELVKHMVAMAEGRTRLLVGHDEAGEVAATAFLTFNTHRLMTHWLWLYTVMVHPRHQGKGYGRDLLAAAERAARGIDGIEAIRLTCRGGLGLERFYASCGYKEVGRVPDAIRVAPGDDRDDITMLLPLT, from the coding sequence GTGTCCCTTACTTTCACTTTCGACCCGGCCCTCACGCCCGCCCTGCGCGAAGGCGTCCTGGAGCTGTGGACCGACGTCTCCAACGCGGGCGGCTCCGTCGGCTTCGTGCCGCCGGTGACGCGCGAGGACATCCGTCCGGAGCTGGTCAAGCACATGGTGGCCATGGCGGAGGGGCGGACCCGGCTGCTCGTCGGCCACGACGAGGCGGGCGAGGTGGCCGCCACCGCGTTCCTCACCTTCAACACGCACCGGCTGATGACCCACTGGCTGTGGCTCTACACGGTGATGGTCCACCCCCGCCACCAGGGCAAGGGGTACGGCCGGGACCTGCTGGCCGCCGCCGAGCGGGCGGCCCGCGGCATCGACGGCATCGAGGCGATCCGGCTGACCTGCCGGGGCGGGCTCGGTCTGGAGCGGTTCTACGCGTCCTGCGGCTACAAGGAGGTCGGCCGCGTCCCCGACGCGATCCGGGTGGCGCCGGGCGACGACCGCGACGACATCACGATGCTGCTGCCGCTGACCTGA
- a CDS encoding DUF4229 domain-containing protein — protein MLRYTLKRLGIFAGCLVVVWGLVYSGVFPRGLGDSNGMWIILLALVISAPISFVALRQERDRASEQVVRRVDRMKANLDANRSQEDLADDTARAQGQTS, from the coding sequence ATGCTCCGCTACACGCTGAAGCGCCTCGGGATCTTCGCGGGCTGCCTCGTGGTCGTCTGGGGCCTCGTCTACTCCGGTGTCTTCCCCCGTGGCCTCGGTGACTCCAACGGCATGTGGATCATCCTGCTCGCCCTGGTGATCTCGGCCCCGATCAGCTTCGTCGCGCTGCGCCAGGAGCGGGACCGGGCCTCCGAGCAGGTGGTGCGCCGGGTGGACCGGATGAAGGCCAACCTGGACGCCAACCGCAGCCAGGAGGACCTGGCCGACGACACGGCGCGCGCACAGGGCCAGACCTCGTAA
- a CDS encoding putative leader peptide, translating into MNSAAAPTTPPSVALVARLHVDLCRCASATCRP; encoded by the coding sequence ATGAACTCAGCAGCCGCGCCCACCACACCCCCGAGCGTCGCGCTCGTGGCGCGCCTGCACGTGGACCTCTGTCGGTGCGCGTCCGCGACCTGTCGCCCCTGA
- a CDS encoding dicarboxylate/amino acid:cation symporter, producing the protein MPVSTNTKSFKVPFWAQIIAGLVLGVLLGWLARSQDLSWLVTTLEKVGGTFIGLLKLAVAPLVFFAILVSITNLRKVNNAARLASRTLLWFMITSLIAVAIGLVIGLVTNPGAGTGLTPADGAKPEKTGSWIDFLTGIVPKDVITPFTELNVLQIVFMAAVAGIAALQLGEKAQPILTLSESVLELLQKALWWVIRLAPLGTVGLIGNAIASYGWDLIGKYATFTADIYVGCAIVLFVVYPVLLATVAKASPVQFFKGAWPAIQLAFVSRSSVGTMPLTQKVTERLGVPKEYASFAVPFGATTKMDGCAAIYPAIAAIFVAQIFDIQLGVGDYLLIAFVSVVGSAATAGLTGATVMLTLTLSTLGLPMEGVGLLLAIDPILDMMRTATNVAGQALVPVLVSAREGLLDRTAYDTAHSSPLDEPEPERVRDQEPVPAAA; encoded by the coding sequence TTGCCCGTGTCCACGAACACGAAGTCCTTCAAGGTGCCCTTCTGGGCCCAGATAATCGCCGGTCTCGTCCTGGGCGTCCTGCTCGGCTGGCTGGCCCGCAGCCAGGACCTTTCCTGGCTGGTCACCACCCTGGAGAAGGTCGGTGGCACCTTCATCGGCCTGCTGAAGCTGGCCGTCGCCCCGCTCGTCTTCTTCGCGATCCTGGTGTCGATCACCAACCTGCGGAAGGTCAACAACGCGGCCCGCCTGGCGAGCCGGACCCTTCTCTGGTTCATGATCACCTCGCTGATCGCGGTCGCCATCGGCCTCGTCATCGGCCTGGTCACCAACCCCGGCGCCGGCACCGGCCTCACCCCGGCCGACGGTGCCAAGCCGGAGAAGACCGGCTCCTGGATCGACTTCCTCACCGGCATCGTGCCGAAGGACGTGATCACGCCGTTCACCGAGCTGAACGTGTTGCAGATCGTCTTCATGGCCGCCGTCGCCGGTATCGCCGCCCTCCAGCTCGGCGAGAAGGCCCAGCCGATCCTCACCCTGAGCGAGTCCGTCCTCGAACTCCTCCAGAAGGCCCTGTGGTGGGTCATCCGCCTCGCCCCGCTGGGCACGGTCGGCCTGATCGGCAACGCCATCGCCAGCTACGGCTGGGACCTGATCGGCAAGTACGCCACCTTCACCGCCGACATCTACGTCGGCTGCGCGATCGTGCTGTTCGTGGTCTACCCGGTGCTGCTCGCCACCGTCGCCAAGGCCAGCCCGGTGCAGTTCTTCAAGGGCGCCTGGCCCGCGATCCAGCTCGCCTTCGTCTCCCGCTCCTCGGTCGGCACCATGCCGCTGACCCAGAAGGTCACCGAGCGCCTCGGCGTCCCGAAGGAGTACGCGTCCTTCGCCGTGCCGTTCGGCGCCACCACCAAGATGGACGGCTGCGCCGCGATCTACCCGGCGATCGCCGCGATCTTCGTCGCGCAGATCTTCGACATCCAGCTCGGCGTCGGCGACTACCTGCTGATCGCGTTCGTCTCGGTGGTCGGCTCCGCCGCCACGGCCGGTCTGACCGGCGCGACGGTCATGCTGACCCTGACCCTGTCCACGCTCGGCCTGCCCATGGAGGGCGTCGGCCTGCTGCTGGCGATCGACCCGATCCTGGACATGATGCGCACCGCGACCAACGTCGCCGGCCAGGCGCTGGTGCCGGTCCTCGTGTCGGCCCGCGAGGGTCTGCTCGACCGCACGGCGTACGACACGGCCCACAGCTCGCCCCTCGACGAGCCGGAGCCGGAGCGGGTGCGGGACCAGGAGCCGGTTCCGGCCGCCGCCTGA
- a CDS encoding TetR/AcrR family transcriptional regulator: MGTGKTKRMPRAVREQQMLDAAVRIFGERGYRAASMDEIAELAGVSKPLVYLYLNSKEDLFTACIRREARALTEAVRAGVRPGLPADRRLWAGLRAFFTHTARHPHGWKVLHLQARTHGEPFAAEVAAMRQEIVAFVTQLIAAAAREAPAQGPGCARGTEGPGGPGLPERDVAGLAEALVGAAESLADWAGGTEGVTAKQAAATLMNFAWAGLGDLMAGRPWSPPRDDEYEGGGGGEGGLAYGAEDARVVRAG, translated from the coding sequence ATGGGTACCGGGAAGACCAAGCGGATGCCGCGTGCGGTCCGTGAGCAGCAGATGCTGGACGCCGCCGTACGGATCTTCGGGGAGCGCGGCTACCGGGCCGCGTCGATGGACGAGATCGCCGAGCTGGCGGGCGTGTCCAAGCCGCTGGTCTACCTGTACCTGAACTCCAAGGAAGACCTCTTCACCGCCTGCATCCGCCGCGAGGCGCGGGCGCTGACCGAGGCCGTCCGTGCCGGGGTCCGCCCCGGACTGCCCGCAGACCGCCGCCTCTGGGCCGGTCTGCGGGCTTTTTTCACGCACACCGCCCGGCATCCGCACGGCTGGAAGGTGCTGCACCTCCAGGCCCGTACGCACGGTGAGCCGTTCGCCGCCGAGGTCGCCGCCATGCGCCAGGAGATCGTGGCGTTCGTGACGCAGCTGATCGCCGCCGCGGCCCGGGAGGCCCCCGCCCAGGGGCCCGGCTGCGCCCGCGGGACGGAGGGCCCGGGCGGCCCCGGCCTGCCCGAGCGGGACGTCGCCGGGCTCGCCGAGGCCCTGGTCGGCGCCGCCGAGTCGCTCGCCGACTGGGCGGGCGGCACCGAGGGCGTCACCGCGAAGCAGGCGGCGGCGACCTTGATGAACTTCGCCTGGGCGGGCCTGGGCGACCTGATGGCGGGCCGCCCCTGGTCCCCGCCGCGGGACGACGAGTACGAGGGCGGGGGCGGGGGCGAGGGCGGCCTCGCGTACGGGGCCGAGGACGCGCGGGTCGTCCGGGCCGGGTAG
- a CDS encoding MaoC/PaaZ C-terminal domain-containing protein, translating to MVTTLTRAPALPPLLARGALLSPLKRPRPDAAFPRTLLLLPGVRAGLARLAAYERVCGFPAGESGLPVTYPHLLGFPLAMRLMSGRDFPLPLLGLVHTSITVTRRAAMPAGEAYDIAVHVAGLAPHRRGTEATVVTEARAGGAVVWESASTYLARHRTAPGGGRRPEEEHPPLPARADWRLAADLGRRYGAVSGDRNPIHLHPLTARLFGFPRALAHGMWTLARCLAAHGTSEAVSVRAAFRAPVLLPGTVTYGARDGRFELRGPDGRPHLTGTVDPA from the coding sequence GTGGTCACCACCCTCACCAGGGCGCCCGCCCTGCCGCCGCTGCTGGCCCGCGGGGCCCTGCTCTCCCCCCTCAAGCGGCCCCGCCCGGACGCCGCCTTCCCCCGCACCCTGCTGCTGTTGCCGGGGGTCCGCGCCGGCCTCGCCCGGCTGGCCGCCTACGAGCGGGTGTGCGGCTTCCCGGCCGGGGAGAGCGGCCTGCCGGTCACCTATCCGCACCTGCTCGGCTTCCCACTGGCGATGCGGCTGATGAGCGGCCGGGACTTCCCGCTGCCGCTGCTCGGGCTCGTCCACACCTCGATCACCGTGACCCGGCGGGCGGCCATGCCGGCCGGCGAGGCGTACGACATCGCCGTCCACGTCGCCGGGCTGGCGCCGCACCGGCGGGGCACCGAGGCGACCGTCGTCACCGAGGCACGGGCGGGCGGGGCCGTCGTCTGGGAGTCGGCGAGCACGTATCTGGCGCGCCACCGCACCGCGCCGGGCGGCGGCCGGCGCCCCGAGGAGGAGCACCCGCCGCTGCCCGCCCGGGCCGACTGGCGCCTCGCCGCCGACCTGGGACGCCGCTACGGTGCCGTGTCCGGCGACCGGAACCCGATCCACCTGCACCCGCTCACCGCCCGGCTCTTCGGCTTCCCCCGCGCCCTCGCCCACGGCATGTGGACCCTCGCCCGGTGCCTCGCCGCGCACGGCACGAGCGAGGCGGTGTCGGTCCGGGCCGCGTTCCGGGCCCCGGTGCTGCTGCCGGGGACGGTGACGTACGGGGCGCGGGACGGGCGGTTCGAGCTGCGCGGCCCGGACGGCCGGCCGCATCTGACGGGGACCGTCGACCCGGCCTGA